In Phoenix dactylifera cultivar Barhee BC4 chromosome 11, palm_55x_up_171113_PBpolish2nd_filt_p, whole genome shotgun sequence, the following are encoded in one genomic region:
- the LOC103696697 gene encoding glycosyltransferase BC10-like, protein MLSKSPFILSFLLLLTLPLLFVLVPRILPPKTLPSIPDPDEIDDLALFRRATLASAGGGSGGPDAGLRRRPASPPKIAFLFLTNSDFSFAPLWEKFFEGHGRLMNVYVHADPAAHLHLPATPSFRGRFIPAKATQRASATLISAARRLLAAALLDDPANAFFAVVSQHCIPLHSFRFVYHALLADAGAPPSSTSGGRLRRRHRSFIEILSGDPMLRDRYNARGENVMLPEVPFERFRVGSQFFILARRHAVLVVRDRRLWKKFRMPCLKSMEDSCYPEEHYFPTLLDMQDPDGCTHYTLTRVNWTGSVGGHPHTYHPPEISGDLIRVLRKSNSTYSYLFARKFSSDCLDPLLEIADTVIFRD, encoded by the coding sequence ATGCTTTCGAAGTCGCCGTTTATTCTCTCATTTCTTCTTCTGTTAACGCTTCCCCTTCTCTTCGTTCTTGTTCCCCGGATTCTGCCCCCGAAGACGCTCCCGAGCATCCCGGATCCCGACGAGATCGACGATCTCGCCCTCTTCCGCCGCGCCACCCTCGCCTCCGCCGGCGGCGGAAGCGGCGGCCCGGACGCCGGGCTCCGCCGCCGCCCGGCGTCGCCTCCCAAGATCGCGTTTCTCTTCCTCACCAACTCCGACTTCTCCTTCGCCCCCTTGTGGGAGAAGTTCTTCGAAGGGCACGGCCGGCTGATGAACGTCTACGTCCACGCCGACCCCGCCGCCCACCTCCACCTCCCGGCGACGCCATCGTTCCGCGGGCGGTTCATCCCGGCCAAGGCCACCCAGCGCGCCTCCGCGACCCTCATCTCCGCCGCCCGCCGCCTCCTCGCGGCGGCCCTCCTCGACGACCCGGCCAACGCCTTCTTCGCCGTCGTCTCCCAGCACTGCATCCCCCTCCACTCCTTCCGCTTCGTCTACCACGCCCTCCTCGCCGATGCCGGCGCGCCCCCTTCCTCCACCTCCGGCGGCCGtctccgccgccgccaccgcaGCTTCATCGAGATCCTCTCCGGCGATCCCATGCTCCGGGACCGATACAACGCCCGCGGCGAGAACGTCATGCTGCCGGAGGTGCCCTTCGAGCGCTTCCGCGTTGGCTCCCAGTTCTTCATTCTGGCGAGGCGCCACGCCGTGCTTGTCGTCCGGGACCGCCGCCTCTGGAAGAAGTTCCGGATGCCCTGCCTCAAATCCATGGAGGATTCTTGCTACCCGGAGGAGCATTACTTCCCCACCCTTCTTGATATGCAAGACCCCGATGGCTGCACTCACTACACCCTCACTCGTGTCAATTGGACCGGCAGCGTCGGCGGCCACCCGCACACCTATCACCCGCCGGAGATCTCCGGCGATCTCATCAGGGTGCTGAGGAAGTCCAATTCCACCTATTCTTACCTCTTTGCCCGCAAGTTCTCGTCCGACTGCCTCGATCCCCTGCTCGAGATCGCCGACACCGTCATCTTCCGAGATTAG